One Mycolicibacterium sarraceniae genomic window carries:
- a CDS encoding acetyl/propionyl/methylcrotonyl-CoA carboxylase subunit alpha — protein MITRILVANRGEIARRVFTTCRRLGIATVAVYTDPDAQSPHVAEADARVRLETTLGYLDAAQLIAAARSSGADAVHPGYGFLSENADFAKAVLDAGLIWIGPPVAAVTSMGSKIEAKKMMAAAGVPVLDELDPDTVTEAQLPVLVKASAGGGGRGMRVVTSLSELSDQVQAASREAQSAFSDPTVFCERYLAGGHHVEVQVLADEHGTVWAVGERECSIQRRHQKIIEEAPSPLVERVAGMRARLFAAARQAAEAIGYTGAGTVEFLASDDGEIFFLEMNTRLQVEHPVTELTTGLDLVELQLTVAEGQRLDPEPPVARGHSIEARIYAEDPAKNWQPQAGRIHLFEVPGAGTSFGPLTGTGVRLDSGICDSANVSIHYDPMLAKVISYAATRCRAAQVLADALARTRLHGIRTNRDLLVNVLTHQSFLDGATDTAFFEKHGVTELARPLANDRTIRLAAVAAALADAAHNRANATVLGEISSGWRNVVSGTQHKTYRDATEHEHRVAYRFTRNGLTLPDDDGVALVSARPDEVVLADDGVATAFAVSRYGAEVFVDSPLGPVTLTAVPRFPEPGSTIEKGSLLAPMPGAVIRLGAALGDTVTLGQPLVWLEAMKMEHTITAPADGVLTQLDVHVGQQVDVGAVLARVENQNEAEGEL, from the coding sequence GTGATCACTCGTATTTTGGTTGCCAATCGTGGCGAGATCGCCCGCCGCGTCTTCACCACCTGCCGCCGGCTCGGAATCGCGACAGTGGCCGTCTACACCGACCCCGACGCACAGTCGCCCCACGTCGCCGAGGCCGACGCCCGGGTGCGCCTCGAGACCACCCTCGGTTATCTCGATGCTGCCCAGTTGATCGCCGCGGCCCGCTCGTCGGGTGCCGACGCCGTCCATCCTGGCTACGGATTCCTCTCCGAGAATGCCGATTTCGCCAAGGCCGTGCTCGACGCCGGACTGATCTGGATCGGACCGCCGGTCGCCGCCGTCACGTCGATGGGCTCCAAGATCGAAGCCAAGAAGATGATGGCTGCCGCCGGCGTTCCGGTGCTCGACGAACTCGACCCGGACACAGTCACCGAAGCGCAACTCCCGGTGCTGGTCAAGGCGTCGGCCGGCGGCGGTGGGCGTGGCATGCGCGTGGTCACGAGCCTGTCCGAGCTGTCCGACCAGGTGCAGGCCGCAAGCCGCGAGGCCCAATCCGCATTCAGCGATCCGACGGTGTTTTGCGAGCGGTATCTGGCAGGAGGTCACCACGTCGAGGTGCAGGTGCTCGCCGACGAGCACGGCACGGTCTGGGCGGTCGGCGAGCGGGAATGCTCCATCCAACGCCGACACCAGAAAATCATCGAGGAGGCGCCCTCTCCTCTTGTTGAACGCGTTGCGGGCATGCGCGCGAGGCTGTTTGCGGCTGCCCGGCAAGCGGCGGAGGCCATCGGTTACACCGGCGCGGGCACTGTGGAGTTCCTCGCCTCCGACGACGGGGAGATCTTCTTCCTCGAGATGAACACCCGGCTGCAGGTGGAACACCCCGTCACCGAACTCACCACCGGCCTGGACCTGGTCGAATTGCAGTTGACCGTGGCCGAGGGGCAGCGACTCGATCCCGAGCCGCCTGTCGCCCGGGGGCACTCGATCGAGGCCCGGATTTACGCCGAGGATCCGGCCAAGAACTGGCAGCCCCAGGCCGGCCGTATCCACCTCTTCGAGGTGCCTGGCGCGGGAACGTCTTTCGGTCCACTGACCGGCACCGGCGTTCGGCTGGACTCCGGCATCTGCGACTCCGCGAACGTGTCGATCCACTATGACCCGATGCTGGCCAAGGTAATCTCCTACGCTGCGACCCGGTGCCGGGCGGCACAGGTCCTCGCCGATGCACTCGCCCGCACTCGGTTGCACGGCATCCGCACCAACCGCGATCTTCTGGTCAATGTCCTTACCCACCAGTCTTTTCTGGACGGTGCCACCGACACCGCGTTCTTCGAGAAGCACGGTGTGACCGAACTCGCCCGCCCGCTGGCCAACGATCGCACAATCCGGCTGGCGGCGGTGGCCGCCGCCTTGGCCGATGCCGCCCACAATCGCGCCAACGCCACCGTGCTCGGCGAAATATCCAGCGGGTGGCGCAACGTCGTGTCCGGCACTCAACATAAGACCTACCGTGACGCAACTGAGCACGAACACAGGGTCGCCTACCGGTTCACCCGTAACGGCCTGACATTGCCCGACGACGACGGCGTGGCGCTGGTATCGGCACGGCCGGACGAGGTGGTGCTGGCCGACGACGGGGTGGCCACGGCGTTCGCGGTATCGCGCTACGGCGCCGAGGTTTTCGTCGACTCGCCGTTGGGACCGGTCACCTTGACTGCAGTCCCGAGGTTCCCCGAGCCCGGCTCGACTATCGAGAAGGGTTCGCTGCTGGCCCCCATGCCCGGCGCCGTGATCCGGCTCGGCGCCGCCTTGGGTGACACGGTCACCCTCGGTCAGCCGCTGGTCTGGCTGGAGGCGATGAAGATGGAGCACACCATCACCGCGCCCGCCGACGGC